A portion of the Sphingomonas sp. genome contains these proteins:
- a CDS encoding bifunctional transaldolase/phosoglucose isomerase yields the protein MSADSKLQQLHAAGQAAWLDFVDRSFLRDGGLRKLIEQDGLTGVTSNPSIFEKAMGHGDAYDEGFNRFLGTGDASVADVYESQAIGDIKAAAADLRPVYDRLGGRDGYVSLEVSPYLANGTETTIEEARRLWAHVDEPNLMVKVPGTQAGAPAIRQLIEDGININVTLLFSQESYQAVAEAYLAGLEARVAQGDPIDRIASVASFFVSRIDIQIDKKIDARVAEGDPESDALKALRGKVAIANAKRAYAWYLEMIASPRWQALAAKGAMPQRLLWASTGVKDPAYPDTLYIDTLIGPDTVNTMPPKTMDAFRDHGTVAETLTDGLDEARHVLVEADRLGLGLDDITRALVLDGVQQFGDAADALLGAVAAKRTAHLGKRLNGFAAQLPEALEKAVEDRVATARADAWSRRLWAGDATLWSGGDEAKWLGWLPAARGEQVDMAALQQLTQQAKQFRDVVLLGMGGSSLGPEVLAQILGNASGSPKLHVLDTTDPGQIAAVQAQIDPAETLFIVSSKSGSTLEPELLRAYFFEASGRKGAHFVAVTDPGSKLEATARDDDFRATFPGDPAIGGRYSVLSVFGMVPAAAMGLDVPGFFEATQPMVHSCGADVPPAANPGVRLGVVLGEAAKAGRDKLTILAEPPLAPLGAWLEQLLAESTGKQGKGIVPVDLEPLGAPEAYGNDRVFVQFALAGAGGSADTEKLDALAAAGHPVVRITLDTPRLIGQEFFRWEVATAIAGAVIGIDPFDQPDVEDAKVATRTLVDAYEASGALDPEQPIAENADFALYASKGQSLSGSPASPLADHFAALVSGDYAGFLAYIERNDADTAALTAMRVAVRDAKRVATVAGFGPRFLHSTGQAYKGGPAGGVFLTITRDPDPDLDVPGRKASFGTVQIAQARGDTDVLAERGRRVLRVHLKRGGGGIEALTTAVLAAL from the coding sequence ATGAGCGCGGACAGCAAGCTCCAGCAGCTTCACGCAGCCGGACAGGCCGCGTGGCTCGATTTCGTCGACCGCAGCTTCCTGCGCGACGGCGGCCTGCGCAAGCTGATCGAGCAGGACGGCCTGACCGGGGTTACCTCCAACCCGTCGATCTTCGAAAAGGCGATGGGGCATGGCGACGCCTATGACGAGGGCTTCAACCGCTTCCTCGGCACCGGCGACGCCAGCGTGGCCGATGTGTACGAGAGCCAGGCGATCGGCGACATCAAGGCCGCCGCCGCCGATCTCCGTCCGGTCTATGACCGGCTGGGCGGCCGCGACGGCTATGTCAGCCTGGAAGTCTCGCCCTATCTCGCCAACGGCACCGAGACGACGATCGAGGAGGCGCGCCGGCTCTGGGCCCATGTCGACGAGCCCAATCTGATGGTGAAGGTCCCCGGCACCCAGGCCGGCGCCCCCGCGATCCGCCAACTGATCGAGGACGGGATCAACATCAACGTGACGCTGCTCTTCTCGCAGGAGAGCTACCAGGCGGTGGCCGAAGCCTATCTTGCGGGCTTGGAAGCACGCGTCGCGCAGGGCGATCCGATCGATCGGATCGCGAGCGTCGCGAGTTTCTTCGTCAGCCGGATCGATATCCAGATCGACAAGAAAATCGACGCGCGGGTGGCCGAAGGCGATCCCGAAAGCGACGCGCTGAAGGCGCTGCGCGGCAAAGTCGCCATCGCCAATGCCAAGCGCGCCTATGCCTGGTATCTGGAGATGATCGCCAGCCCCCGCTGGCAGGCGCTCGCCGCCAAGGGGGCGATGCCGCAGCGGCTGCTCTGGGCCTCTACCGGCGTGAAGGACCCGGCCTATCCCGACACGCTGTACATCGACACGCTGATCGGGCCCGACACGGTCAACACCATGCCGCCCAAGACGATGGACGCGTTTCGCGACCATGGCACGGTGGCGGAGACGCTGACCGATGGCCTGGACGAAGCGCGCCACGTGCTGGTGGAAGCCGATCGGCTGGGCCTCGGCCTCGATGACATCACCCGCGCGCTGGTGCTCGACGGCGTGCAGCAGTTCGGCGACGCCGCCGATGCGCTGCTCGGGGCGGTGGCTGCCAAGCGCACCGCGCATCTCGGCAAGCGGCTGAACGGCTTCGCAGCGCAATTGCCCGAAGCGCTGGAAAAGGCCGTCGAGGATCGCGTGGCGACCGCCCGCGCCGACGCCTGGTCGCGCCGGTTGTGGGCGGGCGACGCGACGCTGTGGAGCGGCGGCGACGAAGCCAAATGGCTCGGCTGGCTCCCCGCCGCGCGCGGCGAGCAGGTCGACATGGCCGCGCTCCAGCAATTGACGCAACAGGCCAAGCAGTTCCGCGACGTGGTGCTGCTCGGCATGGGCGGATCGAGCCTCGGGCCGGAGGTGCTGGCGCAGATCCTCGGCAATGCCTCGGGCAGCCCTAAGCTGCATGTGCTCGACACCACCGATCCCGGCCAGATCGCCGCGGTGCAGGCGCAGATCGATCCGGCCGAGACGCTGTTCATCGTCTCGTCCAAGTCCGGCTCGACGCTGGAACCCGAACTGCTGCGCGCCTATTTCTTCGAGGCGAGCGGCCGCAAGGGCGCGCATTTCGTCGCGGTGACCGATCCCGGCTCCAAGCTCGAAGCCACGGCGCGCGACGACGACTTCCGCGCCACCTTCCCTGGCGATCCCGCGATCGGCGGCCGCTATTCGGTGCTGTCGGTGTTCGGCATGGTCCCCGCTGCGGCGATGGGCCTCGACGTGCCGGGCTTCTTCGAGGCCACCCAGCCGATGGTCCATTCCTGCGGCGCAGACGTGCCGCCGGCCGCCAATCCCGGCGTCCGCCTCGGCGTGGTGCTGGGCGAGGCTGCCAAGGCCGGCCGCGACAAGCTGACCATCCTCGCCGAACCGCCGCTCGCCCCGCTCGGCGCCTGGCTCGAACAGTTGCTCGCCGAATCCACCGGCAAGCAGGGCAAGGGCATCGTCCCCGTCGACCTCGAGCCGCTCGGCGCGCCCGAGGCCTATGGCAACGACAGGGTGTTCGTGCAGTTCGCGCTGGCGGGCGCCGGGGGCAGCGCCGATACCGAGAAGCTCGACGCCCTCGCCGCCGCGGGGCACCCGGTAGTACGGATCACGCTCGATACCCCGCGGCTGATCGGGCAGGAATTCTTCCGCTGGGAAGTCGCAACGGCCATCGCCGGCGCGGTGATCGGCATCGACCCGTTCGACCAGCCCGATGTCGAGGACGCCAAGGTCGCGACGCGCACGCTGGTCGACGCCTATGAAGCCTCGGGCGCGCTCGATCCCGAGCAGCCGATCGCCGAGAATGCCGATTTCGCGCTCTATGCGAGCAAGGGCCAGTCGCTCTCCGGCAGCCCCGCCAGCCCGCTCGCCGATCATTTCGCCGCGCTGGTCTCCGGCGACTATGCCGGTTTCCTCGCCTATATCGAGCGCAACGATGCCGACACCGCGGCGCTGACCGCAATGCGCGTCGCGGTGCGCGATGCGAAGCGGGTAGCGACCGTCGCCGGCTTCGGCCCGCGCTTCCTGCATTCTACGGGGCAGGCCTATAAGGGCGGCCCGGCGGGCGGCGTTTTCCTCACCATCACCCGCGACCCCGATCCGGACCTCGACGTGCCCGGCCGCAAGGCCAGCTTCGGCACCGTCCAGATCGCCCAGGCCCGCGGCGACACCGATGTCCTCGCCGAGCGCGGGCGCCGGGTGCTGCGCGTCCATTTGAAGCGCGGCGGCGGCGGGATAGAGGCGCTGACAACGGCCGTGCTCGCGGCCCTTTGA
- the gnd gene encoding phosphogluconate dehydrogenase (NAD(+)-dependent, decarboxylating), whose product MRLAMIGLGRMGAGIGRRLMEHGHEIVAFDRSSEAVDAMAKDGATPASSLEDVVANMAAPRIFWVMLPAGEPTETTVEALMAAAEPGDIIIDGGNSFYKDDIRRAKAAAGRGLHYVDVGTSGGVWGLSRGFCMMIGGEKEVVDLLDPIFDALAPGLGTIPRTAERADREGFDPRAEKGYIHCGPAGSGHFVKMVHNGIEYGLMQAYAEGFDVLKSKASDQLPEDERFALNLTDIAEVWRRGSVISSWLLDLSAQALAKDGMLENYSGKVADSGEGRWTIDAAMEEAVPVHVLTAALFARYRSRVENTFGDKLLSAMRFGFGGHVEMPQ is encoded by the coding sequence ATGCGTCTTGCGATGATCGGCCTCGGCCGGATGGGTGCGGGGATCGGACGCCGGCTGATGGAGCACGGTCATGAGATCGTGGCGTTTGACCGGAGCAGCGAAGCGGTGGACGCCATGGCCAAGGATGGCGCGACGCCTGCCAGCTCGCTCGAGGACGTCGTCGCCAACATGGCCGCACCGCGCATCTTCTGGGTGATGCTGCCCGCCGGCGAGCCGACCGAGACCACGGTGGAGGCGCTGATGGCCGCCGCCGAACCCGGCGACATCATCATCGACGGCGGCAACAGCTTCTACAAGGACGATATCCGTCGCGCCAAGGCCGCGGCCGGACGGGGGCTACACTATGTCGATGTCGGCACCTCGGGAGGCGTATGGGGCCTCAGCCGCGGCTTCTGCATGATGATCGGCGGCGAGAAGGAGGTGGTCGATCTGCTCGATCCGATCTTCGACGCGCTGGCCCCGGGCTTGGGCACCATCCCCCGCACCGCCGAGCGCGCCGACCGTGAGGGCTTCGATCCGCGCGCCGAAAAGGGCTATATCCATTGCGGCCCCGCCGGCTCGGGTCACTTCGTCAAGATGGTGCATAACGGCATCGAATACGGCCTGATGCAGGCCTATGCCGAGGGCTTTGACGTGCTGAAGAGCAAGGCGTCCGATCAGCTGCCCGAGGACGAGCGGTTCGCCCTCAACCTGACCGACATTGCCGAGGTGTGGCGCCGCGGTTCAGTGATTTCTTCCTGGCTGCTCGACCTGTCCGCCCAGGCGCTGGCCAAGGACGGCATGCTCGAAAACTACAGCGGCAAGGTTGCTGATTCGGGCGAAGGTCGCTGGACGATCGACGCGGCCATGGAAGAAGCGGTGCCCGTCCATGTCCTGACAGCCGCGCTGTTCGCGCGCTATCGCAGCCGCGTCGAGAACACGTTCGGCGACAAACTGCTCTCGGCGATGCGCTTCGGCTTTGGCGGGCATGTCGAGATGCCGCAATGA
- the zwf gene encoding glucose-6-phosphate dehydrogenase, giving the protein MSDAPRAPAATLVIFGAMGDLASRLLMPALVHLERDGLLDGETRLLGISHGEGDDAGLREKLKSFVEGDEDAWERWEHRITYLRGDFGDDALYATLKARLHGNAVFYLATAPNFFGPIGEKLGTSGLLDEGDGFRRLVVEKPFGADLASAQALNAKLLGHAEETQIYRIDHFLGKETVQNITVARFGNALTEAVWNNRYVDHVEITAAETVSVGSRGKFYDETGALRDMVPNHLFQLLALVAMEPPNSFDAEALRTEKSKAIAAVRPIRPEDAVRGRYLAGTAGGKDVPTYRDTPDVTPDSNTETYVALKVAVETWRWHGVPFYLRTGKALTARDTEIVIHFRAVPPLMFRDTPAEALPPNRLILQIQPGEALKLEMSVKRPGPVIETVPACLSFAYADAFDLGHRTGYETLLYDVLIGDQSLFQRADQIEGGWRAVQPLLDAWRSGEPDDYPAGSTGPASADALLARDGRNWHEIE; this is encoded by the coding sequence ATGAGCGATGCGCCACGGGCGCCCGCCGCCACGCTGGTGATCTTCGGCGCGATGGGCGACCTCGCCAGCCGGCTGCTGATGCCGGCGCTCGTTCATCTCGAGCGCGACGGGCTACTCGACGGCGAGACCAGGCTGCTCGGCATCAGCCATGGCGAGGGCGATGATGCAGGCCTGCGCGAAAAGCTGAAGAGCTTCGTCGAAGGCGATGAAGATGCCTGGGAGCGCTGGGAGCACCGCATCACCTATCTTCGCGGCGATTTCGGCGACGATGCGCTCTATGCGACGCTCAAGGCGCGGCTCCACGGCAATGCGGTCTTCTACCTCGCCACTGCGCCCAACTTCTTCGGCCCGATCGGCGAGAAGCTCGGCACCAGCGGCCTGCTCGACGAAGGCGACGGTTTCCGCCGCCTCGTCGTCGAGAAGCCGTTCGGCGCCGACCTGGCATCGGCGCAGGCGCTCAATGCCAAGCTGCTCGGCCATGCCGAGGAGACGCAGATCTACCGGATCGATCATTTCCTCGGCAAGGAAACGGTACAGAACATCACCGTTGCCCGCTTCGGGAACGCGCTGACCGAGGCGGTGTGGAACAACCGCTATGTCGACCATGTCGAGATCACCGCGGCCGAGACGGTGTCGGTCGGCAGCCGCGGCAAATTCTATGACGAAACCGGCGCGCTGCGCGACATGGTGCCCAACCACCTGTTCCAGCTGCTGGCGCTGGTCGCGATGGAGCCGCCGAACAGCTTCGACGCCGAGGCGCTGCGTACCGAAAAGTCGAAGGCGATCGCTGCTGTGCGGCCAATCCGGCCCGAGGATGCCGTGCGAGGCCGCTATCTGGCAGGCACCGCCGGCGGCAAGGACGTTCCGACCTATCGCGACACGCCCGACGTGACGCCCGACAGCAACACCGAGACCTATGTCGCGCTGAAGGTGGCCGTCGAAACATGGCGTTGGCACGGCGTTCCCTTCTACCTGCGCACCGGCAAGGCGCTGACCGCGCGTGATACCGAGATCGTCATCCACTTCCGCGCCGTGCCCCCGCTGATGTTTCGCGACACGCCGGCCGAGGCGCTGCCGCCGAACCGGCTGATCCTGCAGATCCAACCGGGCGAGGCATTGAAGCTCGAAATGTCGGTCAAGCGGCCCGGTCCGGTGATCGAGACGGTACCGGCCTGTCTCAGCTTCGCCTATGCCGATGCCTTCGATCTCGGCCACCGCACCGGTTACGAGACCTTGCTCTACGACGTGCTGATCGGCGACCAGAGCCTGTTCCAGCGCGCCGACCAGATCGAGGGCGGCTGGCGCGCGGTGCAGCCGCTGCTCGACGCCTGGCGCAGCGGCGAACCCGACGACTATCCCGCCGGCAGCACCGGCCCCGCCTCCGCCGACGCGCTGCTCGCGCGCGACGGCCGCAACTGGCACGAGATCGAATGA
- a CDS encoding Cof-type HAD-IIB family hydrolase, with amino-acid sequence MNLRLFLSDVDGTLVRPDKTLGGPVVAAVQRLVAAGVPVSIISARPPSGLLWIAERLGLTTPIGAFNGGTIVRPDGTVLSATHLDPEVAARTLALVDRPGVIRWVFAKGQWYADRLDDDYTARECVTSAQEPVVCTDFTPLLDVIDKVVAVSSDHEMLAGLETDVAAALGDGAEVARSQPYYLDVTAPSANKGDGIAALAATLDVPLSDVAVIGDQYNDLPMFRRAGLSIAMGQGPEDVRKAAMHVTGGNDADGVAQAIETILLPLLDA; translated from the coding sequence ATGAACCTGCGCCTCTTCCTCTCCGACGTCGACGGCACGCTGGTACGGCCCGACAAGACCCTCGGCGGACCCGTCGTGGCGGCGGTGCAGCGGCTGGTCGCGGCGGGCGTGCCCGTCTCGATCATCAGCGCCCGCCCGCCGAGCGGGCTGCTGTGGATCGCCGAGCGGCTGGGGCTCACCACCCCGATCGGCGCGTTCAATGGCGGCACCATCGTGCGGCCCGACGGCACGGTGCTGTCGGCGACGCATCTCGATCCGGAGGTCGCCGCACGCACGCTTGCGCTGGTCGACCGTCCGGGGGTGATCCGCTGGGTCTTCGCCAAGGGCCAATGGTATGCCGATCGGCTGGACGATGATTATACGGCGCGTGAGTGCGTCACCTCGGCGCAGGAGCCGGTCGTCTGCACCGATTTCACGCCGCTGCTCGACGTGATCGACAAGGTCGTGGCGGTGTCTTCCGATCACGAGATGCTCGCCGGGCTGGAAACCGACGTCGCGGCGGCGCTGGGCGACGGGGCCGAGGTCGCGCGCTCGCAGCCTTATTATCTCGACGTGACGGCCCCGAGCGCGAACAAGGGCGACGGCATCGCCGCGCTGGCGGCGACGCTGGACGTGCCGCTCAGCGACGTCGCGGTGATCGGCGATCAGTATAACGACCTGCCGATGTTCCGGCGCGCCGGGTTGTCGATCGCGATGGGCCAGGGTCCGGAGGACGTCCGCAAGGCGGCGATGCACGTGACCGGCGGCAACGATGCCGACGGCGTCGCCCAGGCGATCGAGACGATCCTGCTGCCGCTGCTGGACGCCTAA
- a CDS encoding DUF1810 domain-containing protein, whose product MSDPHDLDRFVAAQEGSYETALAEIRRGAKRSHWMWYIFPQVAGLGRSATAQRYAIASLAEARAYIQHPLLGARLRDSVSALQDLTSGTAEGVFGEIDAIKLRSSLTLFEAAGAGPLFAAALDRWFGGTRDPATLALLERDSG is encoded by the coding sequence ATGAGCGATCCGCACGACCTCGACCGATTCGTCGCCGCGCAGGAGGGGAGCTACGAAACGGCGCTCGCCGAGATCCGCCGCGGCGCCAAGCGCAGCCACTGGATGTGGTACATTTTCCCGCAGGTTGCCGGGCTCGGCCGAAGCGCGACGGCGCAACGCTACGCCATCGCCTCGCTGGCCGAGGCGCGCGCCTATATCCAGCATCCGCTGCTCGGCGCCCGGCTGCGCGACAGCGTCTCGGCGCTGCAGGACCTGACCAGCGGCACCGCGGAGGGCGTGTTCGGCGAGATCGATGCGATCAAGCTGCGCTCGTCGCTGACCCTGTTCGAAGCTGCCGGGGCGGGCCCGCTCTTCGCCGCCGCGCTCGATCGCTGGTTCGGCGGCACCCGCGACCCGGCGACGCTGGCGCTCCTCGAGCGGGACTCCGGTTAG
- a CDS encoding TetR family transcriptional regulator — MAAARTPPIHARKRPKQQRATELIEAVLEAAVQVLMAEGAQRFTTARVAERAGVSVGSLYQYFPNKAAILFRLQADEWRRTTALLSGILEQHDVPPPERLRQLVHAFVRSECEEAAIRLALADAAPLYRDAPEAVAAKGDAARVYRVFVAEALPDLPEADRHLAGDLIKTTMSQVGASFSATPRSEAEIVAWSDAMADMFLAYLSALRGKTG, encoded by the coding sequence ATGGCCGCCGCCCGAACGCCGCCGATTCACGCGCGGAAGCGCCCGAAACAACAGCGCGCGACCGAGCTGATCGAGGCAGTGCTCGAAGCCGCTGTTCAGGTTTTGATGGCGGAGGGCGCGCAGCGTTTCACCACCGCGCGAGTCGCCGAGCGGGCGGGCGTGAGCGTCGGCTCGCTCTACCAATATTTCCCCAACAAGGCCGCGATCCTGTTCCGGCTGCAGGCGGACGAATGGCGCCGGACCACGGCGCTCCTCTCGGGGATCCTGGAGCAGCACGACGTGCCCCCGCCGGAGCGCCTGCGCCAGCTGGTCCATGCGTTCGTTCGCTCCGAATGCGAGGAGGCGGCGATCCGCCTCGCGCTGGCCGACGCCGCGCCGCTCTACCGCGACGCACCCGAAGCGGTGGCGGCCAAGGGCGATGCGGCGCGCGTCTACCGCGTCTTTGTCGCGGAAGCGCTGCCGGACCTTCCCGAGGCCGATCGCCATCTGGCGGGCGACCTGATCAAGACGACGATGAGCCAGGTCGGTGCCAGCTTCTCCGCGACCCCGCGCAGCGAAGCGGAAATCGTCGCCTGGTCCGACGCGATGGCGGACATGTTCCTCGCATATCTGAGCGCGCTTCGCGGCAAAACCGGTTAG
- a CDS encoding class I SAM-dependent methyltransferase — protein MTNTLTSAPVAPLIARLFAEAEANPPALAPAFAGISGEEQRRLLRSKTDYTELYARLGDFALPVSPAVGTLLYMLGRATKAHTIVEFGTSFGISTLHLAAALRDNGGGRLIATEFEPSKIARARANLAEAGLADLVDFREGDALQTLTVDLPDTIDLVLLDGAKALYADILDLLEPRLRPGAILIADNVDHCPDYLERVSKVAGGYMSMPFNDEVELSIRLR, from the coding sequence ATGACCAATACGCTGACCAGCGCCCCCGTGGCGCCCCTAATCGCGCGTCTGTTTGCCGAGGCCGAGGCGAATCCGCCCGCGCTCGCCCCCGCCTTCGCCGGTATCAGCGGCGAGGAGCAGCGCCGCCTGCTGCGCAGCAAGACCGACTATACCGAACTCTACGCCCGGCTCGGCGACTTCGCCTTGCCGGTCTCTCCCGCCGTCGGCACCCTGCTCTACATGCTGGGCCGCGCCACCAAGGCGCACACCATCGTCGAGTTCGGTACCTCGTTCGGAATCTCGACGCTCCATCTTGCAGCGGCACTGCGCGACAATGGCGGCGGGCGGCTGATCGCGACCGAGTTCGAACCCTCCAAGATCGCACGTGCCAGGGCCAATCTCGCCGAAGCTGGCCTCGCCGACCTGGTCGATTTCCGCGAAGGTGATGCGTTGCAAACGCTGACCGTCGACCTGCCCGACACGATCGACCTGGTCCTGCTCGATGGCGCAAAGGCGCTCTATGCCGATATTCTCGACCTGCTCGAACCGCGGCTGCGCCCCGGCGCGATCCTGATCGCCGACAATGTCGATCATTGTCCGGATTATCTCGAGCGGGTGAGCAAGGTTGCGGGCGGCTATATGTCGATGCCGTTCAACGACGAGGTCGAGCTGTCCATCCGGCTGCGCTGA
- a CDS encoding transcriptional regulator: MSMLVFMDFEASSLGKHSYPIEVAWVFEDGRSEAHLIRPAPDWDDWDPAAEAIHHIPRATLLAEGEPHDAVAQRLVEVLTGHDLLASAPSWDGKWLSTLLRAAGLPRHSLRLRDTEAAGREAARAVLDGHVPPALLDATIEDLLVHAVMQDRGPPAHRALADAQEERDRWLAVRAAAAAHVAGDQA, from the coding sequence ATGAGCATGCTGGTGTTCATGGACTTCGAAGCCTCGTCGCTGGGCAAGCACAGCTACCCGATCGAGGTGGCATGGGTGTTCGAGGACGGCCGGTCGGAAGCCCATCTTATCCGCCCCGCTCCCGACTGGGACGACTGGGACCCCGCTGCCGAGGCGATCCACCACATTCCCCGCGCAACGCTGCTCGCCGAGGGGGAGCCGCACGATGCGGTGGCGCAGCGACTGGTCGAGGTGCTGACCGGCCACGATTTGCTGGCCAGCGCGCCGAGCTGGGACGGCAAGTGGCTGAGCACGCTGCTCCGCGCCGCCGGGCTGCCCCGCCACAGCCTGCGCCTGCGGGACACCGAAGCTGCGGGGCGCGAAGCGGCCCGCGCGGTGCTCGACGGCCACGTGCCGCCAGCGCTGCTCGACGCCACGATCGAGGACCTGCTGGTCCATGCCGTCATGCAGGATCGCGGACCCCCCGCGCACCGCGCGCTCGCCGACGCGCAGGAGGAGCGCGATCGCTGGCTCGCCGTTCGCGCGGCCGCCGCGGCGCATGTTGCGGGAGACCAGGCATGA
- a CDS encoding alpha/beta hydrolase has product MIRVPLLLAGALVAMATAAAIATPPQETVAAPLHGRLEGPFELHSRVYPGTVRRYWVYVPAGYDPARPPNLLLFQDGQRATNPNGSLKVPAMLDALIAQGAIPQTLGVFVTPGNRSAHYPDTLGMQNPDHRVEEYDALSDAYARMTLDELLPAVAQRWRFSADPRRRAVGGTSSGAIASWTLAWRHPEAFGNVISCIGSYTSIGLTLDAAGQPRTYGGDVYPGLIRKSPIRPLRIFLQDGRDDLDNEHGNWFLANQQMLKSLEWANAHADSEKRPGPRYDVRHAWTDGGHSDADGGALLPDVLRWIWRDQPPALPR; this is encoded by the coding sequence ATGATCCGCGTCCCGCTCCTCCTCGCCGGCGCGCTGGTGGCGATGGCGACAGCCGCCGCGATCGCCACGCCGCCGCAGGAAACCGTCGCCGCACCGCTCCACGGCCGCCTGGAGGGCCCGTTCGAGCTACACTCGCGGGTCTATCCTGGCACGGTACGGCGTTACTGGGTCTATGTCCCCGCCGGCTATGATCCGGCGCGGCCGCCCAACCTGCTCCTGTTCCAGGACGGCCAGCGCGCGACCAATCCCAACGGTTCGCTCAAGGTGCCCGCGATGCTCGATGCGCTGATCGCGCAGGGCGCCATTCCCCAGACGCTCGGCGTGTTCGTCACCCCCGGCAACCGATCGGCGCACTATCCCGACACGCTCGGCATGCAGAACCCCGACCACCGGGTCGAGGAATATGACGCGCTGTCCGACGCCTACGCCCGGATGACGCTTGACGAGCTGCTCCCCGCCGTCGCGCAGCGCTGGCGCTTCTCCGCCGATCCGAGGCGCCGTGCGGTCGGCGGCACCTCCAGCGGTGCCATCGCCTCCTGGACCCTTGCCTGGCGCCACCCCGAGGCGTTCGGCAACGTGATCAGCTGCATCGGCAGCTACACCTCGATCGGCCTCACCCTTGATGCGGCGGGCCAGCCGCGAACCTATGGCGGCGATGTCTATCCGGGGCTGATCCGCAAGAGTCCGATCCGTCCGCTTCGCATTTTCCTCCAAGACGGCCGCGACGATCTCGACAACGAGCATGGCAACTGGTTCCTCGCCAACCAGCAGATGCTCAAGAGCCTCGAATGGGCCAATGCCCATGCCGATTCGGAGAAGCGGCCGGGGCCGCGCTACGACGTGCGCCATGCATGGACCGACGGAGGGCATTCGGATGCCGATGGCGGCGCGTTGCTTCCCGACGTGCTACGCTGGATTTGGCGCGATCAGCCGCCAGCATTGCCCCGGTAG